A genome region from Triticum aestivum cultivar Chinese Spring chromosome 2B, IWGSC CS RefSeq v2.1, whole genome shotgun sequence includes the following:
- the LOC123039889 gene encoding cytochrome P450 89A2-like, translating to MELLALLLCLLAVPVMAFLRSYNRRARAEATVHFVSDPAVAHRALIENADDLSSRPAAIFPVFLASLRDGRRNDNMTTASYGPHWRALRCNLASGILHPSRLASLAPLLQEAAETLVGGLSTRGEIEKAAGLRVRGPVTAAAFALSTRLCFGDSVDDAHRHAMGRVTRDSMLAIGELSPRFDGSMLSKLVNWRALGRISALLGRQAELYRPLIAAAAARKQSHSGLCGGVFQPYVDSLLDLRVPADDGDARRALRETELVGLLFEFLGAGTGSVVTCAEWALAHLIDQPEVQDKLRREINDDADAGGKSLRTGMPYLNAVVLESLRMHPPVPIILRAAHGEGARAVGGAATVSVPASGLRVMFNLGHIGRDRKMWADPGEFRPERFLAGGEAEDVGPTPGSKEIRMMPFGAGSRHCPGVGMGMMLIKCFLAALVREFEWAPDCSGRVDMTELDGFLKMMKKPLSARVKQHA from the coding sequence ATGGAGCTCCTCGCCCTTCTCCTGTGCCTCCTAGCCGTGCCCGTGATGGCTTTTCTGCGCAGCTACAACAGGCGAGCGCGCGCTGAGGCGACCGTCCACTTCGTCAGCGACCCCGCCGTCGCCCACCGAGCGCTCATCGAGAACGCCGATGACTTGTCGAGCCGTCCGGCGGCGATCTTCCCCGTCTTCCTTGCTTCACTGCGCGACGGCCGACGGAACGACAACATGACCACGGCGAGCTACGGCCCGCACTGGCGGGCGCTCCGGTGCAACCTCGCCTCCGGCATCCTCCACCCCTCGCGCCTCGCTTCTCTCGCCCCGTTGCTGCAGGAGGCCGCCGAGACCCTCGTCGGCGGCCTATCCACCCGAGGTGAGATTGAGAAGGCCGCCGGACTGCGGGTCCGCGGGCCCGTCACCGCCGCGGCATTCGCGCTGTCCACGCGCCTGTGCTTTGGTGACAGCGTCGATGACGCCCACAGGCACGCCATGGGGAGGGTGACGCGGGACTCCATGCTCGCCATTGGGGAGCTAAGCCCCAGGTTCGACGGCTCCATGTTGTCCAAGCTCGTCAACTGGAGGGCGCTTGGCCGTATCTCCGCTCTGCTTGGCCGGCAGGCCGAACTGTACCGCCCCCTGATCGCGGCCGCCGCGGCACGGAAGCAGTCCCATTCTGGGCTTTGCGGTGGTGTTTTCCAGCCATACGTGGACTCGCTGCTCGATCTCCGCGTTCCCGCCGACGACGGCGATGCCCGGCGCGCGCTCCGGGAGACCGAGCTGGTCGGGCTCTTGTTCGAGTTCCTCGGCGCAGGCACAGGGTCGGTGGTGACCTGCGCCGAGTGGGCCCTCGCCCACCTCATCGACCAGCCGGAGGTCCAGGACAAGCTGCGCCGCGAGATCAATGACGACGCAGATGCCGGCGGCAAGAGCCTGCGCACGGGCATGCCGTACCTGAACGCCGTGGTGCTGGAGAGCCTCCGCATGCACCCACCGGTGCCGATCATCTTGCGAGCCGCCCACGGCGAGGGCGCCAGGGCAGTTGGTGGCGCCGCCACCGTGTCCGTGCCAGCCAGCGGCTTGAGAGTGATGTTCAACCTAGGCCACATTGGACGAGACAGGAAGATGTGGGCCGACCCCGGCGAGTTCCGGCCAGAGCGGTTCCTTGCCGGAGGGGAGGCGGAGGACGTCGGGCCGACGCCGGGGTCCAAGGAGATAAGGATGATGCCGTTCGGTGCGGGGAGCAGGCACTGCCCTGGCGTGGGCATGGGGATGATGCTCATCAAGTGCTTCCTCGCCGCGCTTGTCCGCGAGTTCGAGTGGGCGCCGGACTGCAGCGGCCGCGTCGACATGACGGAGCTCGACGGCTTCCTAAAGATGATGAAGAAGCCACTCTCAGCGCGTGTCAAGCAACACGCTTAA